A genome region from candidate division KSB1 bacterium includes the following:
- a CDS encoding right-handed parallel beta-helix repeat-containing protein, producing the protein MNCTRNLISVEQFNLSGFVDVKGTDDDGVMIELYPLTEPDTTVARMRERFPTVGMELNQATLFDHRDSEPLYTATTDTAGAYRITNIPAGDYNLVARKFGYGWRYIYNVNADTEPQTIPLYAEQHVSGTLDSYTEWPAFQHVIVEDDVTVPEGGTLLINEGVVVRSQRGKGLIVHGQLLAYGSNAAKIWFVADDEEWRGIQINSSKKCDIYHCVMKECDTGFVIDEGQIYVDNFYVKNVLSFGFYLKRLSKFELNRSVLKNSCIKCESNTEGEISNSLIAGEGKSENPAFILNSSKIKLYNNCIFDHSGPIVIQYYSEVELWYNYFLSLEQCIYCEYYSNVIVNKNTFEDFKTDCIVLYKHGYITINNNNFISDHSKRIIWITPSPFDNPHNMNAKYNYWGTIFPSAIYQRIIDERVNENKNEMNWEIIIEPFRDEIIKDAYPTSK; encoded by the coding sequence TTGAACTGTACGCGAAATTTGATCTCTGTTGAACAGTTTAACCTGTCCGGATTTGTCGATGTAAAGGGCACCGATGACGACGGCGTCATGATCGAACTTTATCCGCTGACAGAGCCGGACACAACCGTCGCGCGCATGCGCGAGCGCTTTCCCACGGTGGGTATGGAACTGAACCAGGCGACGCTGTTCGATCACCGCGATTCCGAACCCCTGTACACGGCCACAACCGATACCGCCGGCGCCTATCGAATCACCAATATTCCGGCCGGTGACTATAACCTGGTGGCGCGGAAATTCGGTTACGGCTGGCGCTATATCTATAATGTGAACGCGGATACGGAACCGCAGACGATTCCGCTGTATGCAGAACAGCACGTTTCCGGCACCCTGGACAGCTATACCGAGTGGCCGGCGTTCCAGCACGTGATCGTTGAAGACGATGTGACCGTTCCGGAAGGCGGGACGCTGCTGATTAATGAGGGCGTGGTGGTGCGGTCGCAGCGGGGGAAAGGATTGATTGTGCATGGACAGCTGCTCGCCTACGGCAGCAATGCGGCCAAGATCTGGTTTGTGGCGGATGATGAAGAGTGGCGGGGAATTCAAATAAATTCTAGTAAAAAATGTGATATATACCATTGTGTTATGAAAGAATGCGATACAGGGTTTGTGATAGATGAGGGGCAGATATATGTTGATAATTTTTATGTTAAAAACGTTTTATCTTTTGGATTTTATTTGAAAAGATTAAGCAAATTTGAACTTAATCGAAGTGTATTGAAAAACTCGTGTATTAAATGTGAATCCAATACAGAGGGAGAGATAAGTAATTCATTAATTGCAGGTGAGGGAAAAAGCGAAAATCCTGCTTTTATTTTAAATAGTTCTAAAATTAAACTTTACAACAATTGCATATTCGATCATAGTGGGCCTATAGTAATACAATACTATTCTGAGGTTGAATTGTGGTATAACTATTTTTTATCATTAGAGCAATGCATTTATTGTGAGTATTATTCCAATGTTATAGTAAATAAAAATACTTTCGAAGACTTTAAAACTGATTGTATCGTACTTTACAAGCATGGTTATATCACGATTAATAATAATAATTTTATTTCAGATCATAGTAAAAGGATAATTTGGATTACACCATCTCCGTTTGATAATCCGCATAATATGAATGCAAAATACAACTACTGGGGAACGATATTTCCTTCTGCTATTTATCAAAGAATTATTGATGAAAGAGTAAATGAAAATAAGAACGAGATGAATTGGGAAATCATTATAGAACCGTTCCGTGATGAAATAATAAAAGACGCGTATCCAACGAGTAAGTAA